CCTGGAAAAATTCCTCTTGGAGAAGATTAACGCCATCAAGGGCTGAAAAGACGCCATCTGCCGCGTTGCTTCAAGTCGACCATCTTTGTGGAGGAGGCGCTGCCTCCTCTACGCCTCCACCGCCAGGGGGCTGGGCCCCTGGACCCCACGATTCGCTTCGAAACCATCGCTGGCAAATCCGACGCCGGTGCGGCGGCGATGCACGCGTTCCGGCCGTGCTGCATTGATTTTTCCGATACATCTCAAAGACACAATCGAAACAAACGATTTGTCCCGGCCTTCCCAGGCAGGCTACTCATCATCCCATCCCTTGCCTGCCTCGAAACCCTGGGACGCTCTGTATGCGGCGCGTGTTCTTCCCCAAGCTCCTTTATCTGGCCGTACGCCTCGCCCTGGCCGCGCTGTTCATCGTGGCCGGAGTCATCAAGCTGCAGGACCCGCGCGTCTTCGCCGTGACCATCGAGGCCTTCGGCCTCGTGCCCGCCTGGCTCGTGGGTCCGGCCTCGCGCTGGCTGCCCGTGGCCGAGATCGCGCTCGGCGCGGCCCTGGCCCTGGACGTGCGCGGCAGCCTCGGCGGCATCGCGGCCATGCTGCTGCTCTTCATCGCCATCATTGTCTACGCCCTGCGCATGGGCCTGGACATTGACTGCGGCTGCTACGGCCCGGCCGAACCGCAGGCCAAGGCCTTCGGCAGCCTGTGGACATCGCTGTACCGCGACCTGGGCATGCTCGCGGCTGTCGTCTGGCTTTACGTCGCGCGCGCGGCGCGCGGCTTCTCCCCGAGAAACCCGCTGTCCCCTTTCACCAAAACCCCCAAGGAGTGCCCCGCATGTCGTTGAAACGTTTGGCCCTGACCCTGGCC
The sequence above is a segment of the Alkalidesulfovibrio alkalitolerans DSM 16529 genome. Coding sequences within it:
- a CDS encoding MauE/DoxX family redox-associated membrane protein; this encodes MRRVFFPKLLYLAVRLALAALFIVAGVIKLQDPRVFAVTIEAFGLVPAWLVGPASRWLPVAEIALGAALALDVRGSLGGIAAMLLLFIAIIVYALRMGLDIDCGCYGPAEPQAKAFGSLWTSLYRDLGMLAAVVWLYVARAARGFSPRNPLSPFTKTPKECPACR